A stretch of the Argentina anserina chromosome 6, drPotAnse1.1, whole genome shotgun sequence genome encodes the following:
- the LOC126796892 gene encoding uncharacterized protein LOC126796892, which produces MEETKDEVVDSQISMALSQYKEQNQDEVDIESSQYDRVGLETESMKDYTNLFMSSQAFPSRDALIEWVHCIGKKNNMVIIIQRSDSGMIGNKKKRPKIKFCCERGGYYMRILKTKAHCKNIQEHVDEDSRKKKRQKASGTKRFGCPFALRGINDFGDEWTLEVVCGIHNHHHAQSLHGHSYAGRLSKEEHAMLVDMSTSLIKPKDILIALKKRDRENVTTMKTIYNVRAAYRTKIMAGRSQIQCLLHKLREHNYIEHHRSEERQKTITWALSRLKTLLFDDYTPNVIITDRELVLMNSINKVFPHARHLLCKWHINKNVMKECKKKFARKEGWESFNSAWNTVVGSTSEYEYWKNLKDLESKFSSYPSAVNYVKNSWLDKYKERFVVACTDNCMHIGTTTSNRVESVHSKLKRQLKSSLFDFNNSWDNIHSLMELHHTDIKASFEKSRCFLQNNFKHDYLKELISYVSIEALNKIVCEAERIKNIKDLVFCGCAIRTTHGLPCAHEIAEFKRFDKPIPLDVIHEHWRQLGVGQTMHTSDGIDDQEKVPVKQHMVRLEKWVEQQNDERRREFFIKIDELMNPGSTFLKEPA; this is translated from the exons ATGGAAGAAACTAAAGATGAAGTGGTGGATAGTCAAATTTCGATGGCTCTATCTCAATATAAG GAACAAAATCAAGATGAAGTTGACATTGAATCCTCTCAATATGATAGGGTTGGATTAGAAACAGAAAGCATGAAAGATTATACAAATCTATTCATGTCAAGCCAG GCCTTCCCAAGTAGAGATGCCCTAATAGAGTGGGTTCATTGTattggaaagaaaaataatatggtTATTATTATTCAAAGGTCTGATTCAGGAATGATTGGGAATAAGAAAAAGagaccaaaaataaaattttgttgCGAGCGTGGTGGTTATTACATGCGTATTTTAAAGACTAAAGCTCATTGTAAAAATATACAAGAGCATGTTGATGAAGATAGTAGAAAGAAAAAGCGTCAGAAGGCTAGTGGTACGAAGAGATTTGGGTGTCCATTTGCATTGAGGGGAATCAATGATTTTGGGGATGAATGGACATTGGAGGTAGTATGTGGTATACATAACCACCATCATGCTCAATCCCTTCATGGTCATTCCTATGCTGGACGTTTATCTAAGGAAGAACATGCAATGTTAGTGGATATGTCAACTAGCTTGATAAAACCCAAGGATATCCTCATTGCTCTAAAGAAACGAGATCGAGAAAACGTAACAACTATGAAGACCATATATAATGTTAGAGCAGCATATCGGACAAAAATTATGGCTGGAAGATCGCAGATACAATGTTTGCTACATAAGTTAAGGGAACACAATTACATTGAGCACCACAGGAGTGAAG AGAGGCAGAAGACAATTACATGGGCTTTGAGTAGATTGAAGACTCTTTTGTTTGATGACTATACTCCAAATGTTATTATCACTGATCGAGAACTAGTACTAATGAATAGCATCAACAAAGTATTTCCTCATGCCCGACATCTCTTGTGTAAGTGGCATATTAACAAGAATGTGATGAAAGAGTGCAAGAAGAAGTTTGCAAGAAAGGAAGGGTGGGAATCATTTAATAGTGCTTGGAACACTGTAGTTGGTTCTACGAGCGAATATGAGTATTGGAAAAATCTCAAGGATTTAGAGTCTAAATTCAGTTCATATCCAAGTGCAGTAAACTATGTGAAAAACAGTTGGTTGGACAAGTACAAAGAACGATTTGTGGTTGCATGTACAGACAATTGCATGCACATTGGTACCACTACTTCGAATAG GGTGGAGAGTGTGCATTCAAAGTTAAAGAGACAACTTAAATCTAGTCTGTTCGACTTCAATAATTCATGGGATAATATACATTCATTGATGGAGTTGCATCATACCGATATCAAGGCTTCTTTTGAGAAGAGTCGATGTTTCCTGCAAAATAATTTCAAACATGACTATTTGAAAGAATTAATAAGTTATGTATCAATTGAAGCCTTGAACAAAATTGTGTGTGAAGCTGAAAG GATCAAAAATATCAAGGACTTGGTATTTTGTGGTTGTGCTATACGAACGACGCACGGTTTGCCTTGTGCACATGAGATTGCTGAATTCAAACGTTTTGATAAGCCTATTCCTCTTGATGTAATTCACGAGCATTGGAGACAGTTGGGTGTTGGTCAAACCATGCATACTAGTGACGGGATTGATGACCAAGAAAAGGTTCCAGTTAAACAACATATGGTTCGATTGGAGAAGTGGGTTGAACAACAAAACGATGAAAGAAGGCGGGAATTTTTTATAAAGATTGATGAGCTGATGAATCCTGGTAGTACGTTTCTTAAAGAACCTGCATAA